GTTTTTTGCCATTGGCGTTCAAGTGGGCAAAAAATATGATATTGCCATTGATGAAAACGATGATTATGTAACTATTTCTTATGACTTAAACGAGCAAAAAGTGCGAAGATTGATGAGCTTAATCGATAATTACTACATCGATTCGCTCAACACCGATGATTTGGTGGACAAAACCATTGATTTTGTAACGCAAAATCTCGACCCGCACAGCATGTACATCCCTAAGGAACGAGGCGAAAGCACCACCCTCGCCATGGACGGTATCTACGAAGGCATAGGCGTGAGCTATGTAAATTACAACGATTCGGTGGTGGTAACACACAGCGCACCTAATAGCGTGAACGCTAAACTTTTCGAGCTCAGCGATAGGATTTTAGCCATTGGCAAACATTCAATTACTAAAGAAAACCGAGATTCTGTAAAAAACTATTTGGAAGGGAAACTAAATACTCAAATCCCTATTAAACTTTTGCGCAACGGAAACGAGATTGAAGTTACTGCCAAACGAACTAAAATTTCGCAAAGTTCTGTGCCTTTGTTTTATATGATTAATGACCGATTGGGCTACATCAAACTGGATAAATTCATTCATAATTCTGCCGAAGATTTTAGAAATGCTTTAAGTTTTTTAAAGAAAAAAGGTATGAAATCCTTGGTTTTAGATTTGCGTGACAATCCTGGCGGATTGGTAGATACAGCACAGAAAATTGCTGATGAATTTTTAAAAGAAGATCAATTGATTGTCTACACACAAGACAAGGAAGGCAAAAAGAAATTCCGATACGCGACGGGAGAGGGAACTTTTGAGAAACGACCGATTTATATTTTAATTAATGAAGGTTCAGCTTCGGCGAGCGAAATCCTTGCGGGTGCCATTCAAGACCAAGACGCGGGCATAATAATCGGGCGAAGAAGTTATGGAAAAGGATTGGTGCAAAAAGAAATCAGCTTGGGCGATGGCTCCAAAATTAGACTAACAACGGCTAAATACTATACTCCAACGGGTAGATGTATCCAAAAGCCCTACACGCAAAACGACAAAAATTATGTTTACGACATTCGCAACCGATTGGCTTCTGGCGAGTTATATAACATCGATAGTATTAAAAAAATCGAATCTTTACGATTTAAAACACCGAAAGGCAAAATCGTGTACGGTGGCGGTGGAATCATCCCAGATGTGTTTATCCCGATTGATACCGTAAACATCGGAAAATGGTTTTATGAGCACGGATTGAACAATCATTTAGAACGACCGATTTTTTCATTTATTGATAAAAACTATTTAAATTTAGAAAAAATAAAAGAACCGCATTTTGTAAAATATTACAGCGTGGATTCTCTGGCAAATGCACTACGCAAGGACATCAATCCAATTCAAAATAGCCCCAAAGAGCTAGCCAACTTCAATACTTTTGTAAAGGCAAGTATGGCTAATTTCATCTACGGAAGCCGTGCTTATAACCAAGTTTGGAACAGCGTAGACCCCATGATTCTAGAAGCCATAAAACTTGATAACGAGCAACGATGAGCTGGGAACAAACACTGCGAGACTACAAAGCGCATCTAAGCCTTGAACGAAACTTGTCTGAAAACACCATCAGCAACTATTTGCGTGATTTGCAAAAGCTACAAAATATGTTTCCAGACAATAATCCCGAGGAGTTAACCGCGGAGGAATTGCGCTTGTTTAATTATAAAATAGGCGAACAATATGCGGCTCGTTCTCAAGCGAGAATCCTATCAGGCGTGCGTGCTTTTTATAATTTTCTGGAAGAAGAAAAAAACGATACCAAGCCTAATCCCACCGAGCTGATTTCATCTCCAAAAATTGGGCGAAAACTGCCCGATACGCTTTCGCTCGAAGAAATTAATAAAATTGTAGAAAATATAGATTTAAGCCAAAAACATGGCGAACGAAACAAGGCGATTATAGAAATGCTATATGGCTGTGGATTACGGGTTTCTGAGCTTACGGAATTAAAGATTTCGGATCTATATTTTGAGGAAGATTTCATTCAAGTCTTAGGCAAAGGAAACAAAAAGCGATTGGTGCCAATTGCACAATACACCCAGAAAATTTTGAACAATTATCTGCAGCTCGTTCGCAGCCATCAAACGATACAAAAAGCCTACAGCGACCATATTTTTATCAACAATCGTGGCACGAAACTCTCACGCGTTATGGTATTCAATATTATAAAAGAAGCCGCCGAGCGAGCAGGCATCAAGAAAAACATAAGCCCGCACACCTTTAGGCATAGTTTTGCCACTCATCTGCTTGAAAATGGTGGCGATTTGCGTTCCATTCAGCTCATGCTAGGGCACGAAAGCATTACCACGACAGAAATCTATACCCACATCGATCGTTCATTCCTGAGAAGAAATATCGAAAAATTTCACCCAAGAAATAACAAAAAGACTTAAAAAAATCCTTTGTTCAGTAATAATTAAACTAAGGATTTCGTTTTTCTTAAGATTAAAAAAATGTCTATTTTCTAGGTTTTACTTGATAGATTTCAAAATTTAAAATAAATGAATGATCGAAACCTTGCAACAATTGGTTTGGTTTCCTAGCAAAAGCTAATTTAGACGGAACAATAATTAATCCCTGAAACTGAACCGCTGGCTTAGCATCTATGGAGCGATTAGTAGCTTTAAAATGCTTAAGCCCATTGATTAATGCTGGGATCTCATATAATTCAGGGTTTCTGTTTTTGCTCGGTTTAATGTAGTAAAAAGATGGATCCCACATTGGCAACCCTGTAGTATTAATAGTTGACTCTACCATATTTGGGACGACCTTTAAATCGTAGCCTTTATCAGATTTTTCATCTGTAATTTTAGTAGGCACAAAAGAAAACAAATTATATTGAATCAAGATACTATCTTTTGCATTGCTTGTGATGCTTGAACCATTCGCTTGAACTTTGGGATTTACCACATACCAATAGCCAGATTCGTCTTTTTTTGCTAAATCATAAAGTGCTTGTGTTCCTTCTGGCAACACGCTTAGTGGCATGGCTTTACCTGCTTGGTTAAACCCATTTGTCTTTAAATATTTTATAATAGCTTCGCTATCTAATTGATTACGCTCTTTCAATGAAATCAATTGATATGGATTTTTTTCTTCCTTACAAGAGGAGATTGCTAAAAAGGCTACCAAACAAAGGATTATATACTTTCCTATTTTCATATAAATTTAAAATTGTAAATTAGCAGATACAAATATATTTAAAGTTTTAAGATTATATACAATTTATGGTACAAAATGTAAGTATGCGCATCGATAAGTTCTTGTGGTGCGTACGCTATTTTAAAACCCGAAGCATCGCTACCGATGAGGTAAAGAAAAACCGCGTTTGGATTAACGAAGAGGTAGCAAAACCCTCTAAGGAGGTGCTAGTGGGCGATATTGTAAAAGTGAGAAAAAACCAAATTATTTACACTTTTGAGGTGCTACAAATCCCGCAAAGCCGTATGGGGGCTAAGCTGGTGAGCCTCCACATCAAAGACCGAACAGAAAAAGACCAGCTGGATCTGCTCCAACTTCGTAAAGAGGCACAAACGCATTATCGCAAAAAAGGATTAGGCCGACCAACGAAAAAAGACCGTCGTGATTTAGACGATTTTATGTTTGATTTTGATGAAGAAGATGATTTTTAGTCTAAATTCAATTTTTGGATGATTTCATCGGCTACCCCATCAGGCGAAAGTCCTTGCGTATTGATTGTATATTTTGCCATTTGATATTTGGGATTACGCTCAAAAAGGTGTTTTGCGATGAATTCAGGCAACTCTTCATCAGACAAATGCTGAATTAGCGGGCGTTGGGCTTTGCCTTTTGCCAAGCGGGTGGCCAATTCTGCAGGCGATGCAAATAGGTAAAAACTTTCTGAATGCGCCAAAAGCAATTCCATATTATTATAAAACATAGGCGCTCCCCCACCCAAGCTTAAAACCATAGGCTCGGGAGATTGCAATAATTTCTCGAGCAATTGATTTTCCAGTTTTCTGAAATAGATTTCGCCTTTTTGTTTAAAAATCTCAGAAATTTTAATTTTTTCAAAATTTTCTATTTCGTGATCGAGGTCTGCCCATCGGCATTGTAATTTTTGGCTTAACGCACTGGCTACCGATGTTTTACCACTACCCATATAGCCTACAAGAGATATCAACATAAGTTTCAATTTAGATTCAAAAATAAAAAAATATAAATTAAATCACGAAAAAGTTTGCAGGTAAATTAAAAGTTTCTATATTTGCAGTCCGATTGCAAAATGCAAGACCTGGTAGCTCAGTTGGTAGAGCACAACACTTTTAATGTTGGGGTCCTGGGTTCGAGCCCCAGCCAGGTCACAAACAAAGTTCATTTATTTTAAATTTTTGATTTACAGGCTCACGTGGTGGAATTGGTAGACACGCCATCTTGAGGGGGTGGTGCCAGTATTGGTGTGCTGGTTCGAATCCAGTCGTGAGCACACAAAAAGAATTTATCATTATCATTTTTTAGAATGACCTGGTAGCTCAGTTGGTAGAGCACAACACTTTTAATGTTGGGGTCCTGGGTTCGAGCCCCAGCCAGGTCACTTATATCTTTAAACCGTTTCAATATTTTTTGGAACGGTTTTTTTTATCTCCCATCCATAAATCATCAGATTGACTAGTGAATGAAAAAATCTTATTTTTAGCCACTCCTTAACACTTAATCTAATTAACTGCAAGCCTTTTGACTTAATTGCAATCTATGAATATAATTTTCAATCTTCTATTCTTGATTAAAAAAATATACTCAATCTCTAAAATTCTAAAATAAAATCTTGATTTCATGCTATTTAGAAAATAACCTGAAATACATGAAATTACCATAATCTTCTAAAATTAATTTTTGAAAAATCCTATTTTCGGCAATTTTTAAAAAATTCATTTTATATTTTTCACATATAAATTGATTTTTTTGAAGTAGCTATTGCTTTTTTTACATTTTTTTACATATATTCGCATTATTGACATTTATCATGAAAATATAAAGTGATAAAACAAAGGGCTCATGATAATGTTCTTTTGAACAAATAGCTACAAAATGCACTACACGAGAATGGAAGAAAACAAAAAAAATAGATATATATAATTTAATATTTAAAAATTAACACATTATGAATTTTAAAACGGTTGTTTTATTGCCCTTAGGACTATTCATTGTACCTGTACCAATGATGAAAAGACACTTTCTTTGTCTGAAAAAAATTTAGTTATTCCATATGAAGGTGGAGACATTAGCCTTGACATTTCTTCGGGAAGTAATTGGCGTATAGCAAACTCAACGGACTGGATTTCAGTTTCATCCAACGAAGGCTATGGAAGTGAGACCATCGACATTACGGTGGAAGGTAATTTAGCAGAAGAGAGAAATACCACAATTGAAGTTACCGATGAATCTGGCAGCTCGATTGTACATATCAAGCAACTTGCTAAATCACCTGGGGTGGAATTTTTGTATAAGATACCAATTGTGTTCCATGTGCTATATAATGATATAAATGATTCTAAACAAAATACGCCTTATTCGCATTTGGAACAAATACTTGATTCTGTGAATAAGCTTTTCAGAAACGCAGGACCCAATAGTGCTGATTTGAATGTAGAATTTTATTTAGCAAAAAGAGACCCTATGGGAAATCTTTTAAAAGAACCTGGCGTGGAGCGTGTTCATTGGCATTCTGCAACTATGAATGCTCCAAGATTTATGAACTCTACAAAGAAAGAGGATTTAGCATTGATTTGGGATCCCAACAAATATGTAAATGTTATTCTTTATAATTTCGAAAATTCGGCAATTTTAGGTATTTCCGCTTTTCCTCTTGTTCCAAGTGACAAACCAATGAAACACCTCGACCAAGTGGACTCTCACACCTTAGATGTGAGCCAGCTTGACAAAATGCGCTGTGTCTCGCTAAACAGCATACATATTACCGATAAGAAAGAAGATTCCCCATTCATGCCTTCTAATCCTGCGGCTACACTTGCACACGAACTTGGACACTATCTAGGTTTAAGACATACTTTTTCAGAAAAAGGAAATATACTTGTGGGATGCCAAGATAGCGATGGATGCATGGATACACCAACTTATGATAAACAAGAATATGATAGAAAAGTAGAATATTTGTTACGTAGAATTCAAAATGATTCAATTGCTAAAAAGGAATTTTCTTTCTCAACGCTATATGAGCGCAATGCTTGTTATGGTGGTGGAAAATTTGTTTCTAGAAACATCATGGATTACGATTATTGCCACAAAAATCAATTTACACAAGAACAGAAAGAAATTGTAAGACATGTTTTGACATACAGTCCTTTTATCCCTGGACCTAAAATCATAGAAAATTCAAAACTCAACGATAAACAACATGCCAAGAATATCGTTATTCCTTACACCGCATCAAATTGTCCTGAAATTATAGAATTCCCTAAATTTTAATTAAAAAATGTCTCAAAAAATGAATACAAAAAAAATATTACTCCTACTCTTTTTATTTAGTATAGTTTTGCCACTCACGAGTTGCAAAGATGAAGATGACACAATAATCACTTCCAAGAAAAGTGATTTTGCTGTAGGCGTTGAAGAAATAAATAAAACAGCCTCTACCTGCGAAATAAAACTCACCCCTTCGGATGAGAATACCCCTTATGTAACTTTGGTTTTACCAAGAGATGTTTATGTCGCTTTTTCAAAAGAAAATCTATCAAAAAAGGCTCTTGAGCAAATGTCTAGCGAAGCACAAAAAAAACAACAAACACTAGAGCAATATTTGAATGCCATTCAAAAGAAAGGGAAACAGACCGTAATGCTTAATGCTTTAAACCCAAATACAATATATACAGTTTTGACTTTTGAACGAGAAGGGAATAAATTGTCTAAAAACATCACTAATCAAAAATTCTTTTTCTCAACACTTGTTGCCGATATCAAAGAAGTAAATTTTAACACAACAGCAAAAGTTGAAGGTATAGGCGTTACTTTAAAAGTTGAGCCTTCCGATAAAGAGACCAAATACTATGTCGTAAGTCTAAAAAAACAGATTTATGATCAGATTAAAGAAAAAGGAATGAGCGATCAAGAAATTATGATTAGCAACCTTAAACATAAAATTTACAACACAATCAATACAGAAGACGAGCTAGAAAATGCCTAAAAAACAATCCTCAACACTGGAGACAAAACATTTAATATCTCTGGACTTGATGCCGATACTGAATACATCTATATGATTGCAGGATTTTCTGTTCCAGATGTTTACACCTTCTTCCCAAACACCAAAATTGAAAAAGGACACTACACTACTGGCAAACCCAATTTAAGAAAACATAAATTTAACCTATCTTATGAATTACAACCAGATAGTGATAAGGTTAAAATTAGCTTTGACCCAGAAGATCCCGACTTGGTATATATGTGGAGATACAACATAGTTGATGAAAGTACCAAAAATTTAAATGCTGACCAATTGGCCAAAAAAATAATGGATAATACGCCAATGATTGGCCCATGGGATAGAAATCAAGGCAAAAAAGAATTTAATGTTCCGATTATTAAAGGAAACGAATACTATGTTGTAGTTTATGGACTAAATGGCAAAAACATCACCACTTATGCCGAAATGGTAAAATTCCAAACAGGCGCACCGGCCAATCCAGCTGCCCTTAAATTAGACACAGAAATCACATCCAAAAGCCCTTACACAGTAAACATTACTTTTAAGCCTAACGACAATAGAATATATTATGCAATGGGGCTCATTAAAGACGGTGAAAAAGATAAAGAAACTTTGAAAAATCAATTTCAGAAAGACATCTACGAAGGCTATAAAGAATTTGCCAAAGTAAATAAAGGCATGTCGATTTTAGACTACGTAAGCACCTATTATTTCCACGGAAAACAACCTTTTGAGTTTACTGATTTAGAACCAGATACAAGCTATACTTTATTCACATTCAGCATTTCGAATAAAGGAGAAGTAGTTAAGGTAGAAGCTACCGAATCATACACAAGAACTAGCAAAGTTTCGCCCAACATAACTCTAAAACCAGAGCTTTATGGCGTATTTGATGGGGATCAAGCCGATTCTACCATGGCGCAAAACCCTGAACAAGTTAGAGGAAAAGCTATAATTGTATTAAAATATAATTTTCAAAATGCTGATTTAGGAGCTGCCTATATGGTGCCAGAAACATTCCGAAAAGTGGAATATGACAAAGAAAAAATGCCTGATAAAGATGTTTTAACAAAGCTAAGACAATCTTTCCGAAAAATAGAAAAAGAAAATCCTTATGGTTTCTACATGGCAGAATGGAACCAAACACAAGTATCTATTGCATATGGCTACTTGAACGACGGAACCATGGGCCCAATTGATAGAATTAAAGTTGTTACCACAAGAAAAAATGAAGTAAAAGATATTAAGGAATTAAAGAAACTTACAAGTGCAGAGACTCCTGAGAAAAATGCAGTTTTGAGTAACAACAAAGAAATTCTAAAACCTTTGAAAAAATCGAATACTAGTATTTTTGCTAAAAAAAATGAAAATATTACATTTAAAAACTTCAAAAATAAAGAAGCTATAAAAGCAACTGTGAATCAACAATCTGCTAAAGTGGAAAAATTCGATTTCTTTAGAATTGTGAAATAATTTAAATTAAAACTAAATTGAAAATCCGTCCCAATTATGGGACGGATTTTATTTTATGGATTTTTGACTAATGATTTTCTACCTTTCAAACTGAACATTTGGAAGCAGTTTAGGTCTTTCTGGTTCATTTGCTACTTTCCAGCTGGTTCTATAGATCCACTCGGTCATTTTATGTAGTTTTTTAAAATTTATGTTCTCCGACTCATCTTGTGGCTGGTGGTACTGATGGTGTAACACACTGGTAAAAAACACTGCAGGAATACCCAACTTGGCATACGGAACATGGTCGCTACGGAAATAGAAATATTCTGGGTGTTCTGGCAGATCCCAATCTTTCAAATATTTGAATTTGGTACTTTCGTCATTTGCTTCTTTAGCCCATTTCACCAAATCATCTGAATTTTTGTGAGGAGCCTCTCCACCCAAAAGGGCTGCTTCATCGATTTTATTTCTACCTATCATATCACCATTTAGCACTGCTACGATGTTTTCTCTTGGCACAACAGGGTGTGCTGAATGCCATCTAGAGCCTAATAGCCCTCTTTCTTCGGCTCCATGAAAAACAAATAAGATGCTTCGCTTTCCTGGTTGTTTTTTATACGCTCTCGCTATTGCCAACATTGCTACGCAGGTAGAGGCATTGTCGTCTGCACCATTGTAAATGGTATCGTTTTTCACAGGATGGCGAATCCCATCATGATCTTGGTGCCCACTTAGCAATACATATTCATTTTTAAGCTTAGGATCTGTGCCTTCAATTTTCCCGATAATGTTCACAGATGGGTATTTGTAGCTTTCTGTGATGATGTTATACGAAATATGTGGATTGTTTTTCACCCAATTGGTGTGATTTCTATGTATCCAAAAAACGGGAATGCCGTTTGCCACCTTTTCTCTTAGCCCTTCTACGCCATAGAGTCCTCTTGTCATTTGAGGTAAGACTTCTGCCCAGCTTTTTTCTGAAATATCATCTGTGATAAAAATGATTCCCTTAGCGCCTAATTTTTCTGCAATGGGGTAATACTTTTTACGGATAAACCCTGGGTATCGGCGCTCAAAAAGAGTCATATTTTTAGCAATATTTTTTTCTGAGGCATTAATGGCTAAAACTTTATTCTTCAAATCAAATTTAGCAAGCTCCTCAGGCTCAGCATTTCCCGCATACACGATTTGCCCCTCAAAATCAGCATTCACCACATCTGCCACCAGAATATCTTTCCAAATTTTCAGATTTTTCTGCCCAATTTTAATAAAACTTTGTGGCGCTATCTGATGACGGTACATATCAAAAAACTGGAAAAATGTTCCATTATCACCCGCGGGCTGCATTCCTGCGGCTTTTGCCTTATCAGCCAGCCACATTGAGACTTTCAGCTCATCTAAGGTTCCTGCCTCGCGCCCCCAGAATTCATCGGCGGCAAGCTGGTACATATCTGTTTTTAAATCCTTTTCCTTAATGGCTGAAACGAGTGGCTTAGGGTAATTTTGCGCCACTAGCGGAAGAGCCGAAAATAGTGCGAGGAGTAGATTAATTTTTATTTTTTTCATTTTCTTTTGGGTTTAATTTTTTTGGAAAAAACCTTTCCTGCCACAAACTAAGCGACAGAAAAGGTGAATTAAATTTAATACTCATTTTGAACAATTGCTGGGTTATTACTTATTTCAAAATCTGGGATTTGGAATAAGAATTTAGGGCTATCTGCAGGGAGATTAAATTTGCCAAAGGTGTGATTAGAACCTGGGTAATCTCTCACTAAGGCTAAATGATTTCTTTTCAAATCAAACCAAGCGTATCCTTCGCCCCACAATTCTATGCGCTTTTGTAGCAAAATTTCATCTATCAAATCTTGCCCCGATTGGGTTGATAATTGATATGCTGTATCTCTTTTGCTCACTAGCTCGAACAACACAGCTCTGGCTTCTGCCTCTCTGCCCAATCTAGCAAGGGCTTCTGCCTCGATAAAGTAAAGCAATGAAGCTCGAATGTAAAGCAAATCTCCTTGGAAAAGTGTTGGATCTTTAAATTTAAGATTGGCATAAGGCGGAATGTTTTTCTTTAATTTTCCTGCCGCGGCATAATAGTAATCAATGGTTGAATCTCCGTTGAACACTTCTTTGCGGTAATCTGTTTCTTTTATGGCATCATACAATCTTTTATCTATACTTTTATAAATTCTAGCGGCTCCAGCATAACCTTCATTGGTACTATCGAACTGAGAAAATAGGGTTGCATAATAGTTTCGTCCAGAGATGGTACTAGAATTAGAGTCAAATCCCCAGATGGTTTCTGGATTATTGATGTCTGAAAATCCTGTGCTTGTATATAACTCTTTTCCTGCTAGGGATAGCCCCTCTTTTGCCTGATGTGCATATTCTGCTGCCTTGGCAAAATCACCTGTTTCTAGATAAATGTCTGCTGCAATTGCTTTTGCCGCTCGCTGGTCTATCTGAACTTTGGATGGTGCCTTGTAGCCGTCTAATTTTTCAATGGCAGTTTCTATGTCTGAAAGAATGTGGGTATATAAATCTTTGAGCGTAGCTCTAGGCAACCCTTTGGACTGATCTTCTGTGGTATATACTGCTGGTACCGAAAGGGTGTTTTCGTTCCCTACATAAGTCTTGCTATAAAATCTAGACAAGAAGAAGTAAGAATAAGCACGCAAAGCTAATAGCTGCCCATATGCAAATTTATTTTCTTCGTTTATCCCTGTCTTTTCAATGGATTCCACAAGTCCGTTGATAACAAATATTTTGGAGTATAATGTGCGCCACACCAAACTCGATGCATAGCCTGAGGATACCTCTCCCGTGTAATCGTAATAAAAGCCTAAGTGCTGCTGCTTTACTTGGATTACATCGTTTGACAAAAGATCGGCTCCCACTTTTAGAGAATACAGTCCAAAATCTGAGTGTGAACTTGTTCCTGCCGATCCTGTTATGGCTAGATCATAGTATAAGCCGTTTACTGCTTTGTCTAGTGCAGTAGGGTCTTGTGAAATTTGTTCTTTACTCACATTACCTTGTGGTTCAAGGTCTAATTCTGATGAGCAAGAAGCTAAAGCTATTGCAAATCCTATTAAAAATCCTTTATATATCTTTTTTTTCATTTTGTTTTAATTTTAAAATTTAACA
This Ornithobacterium rhinotracheale DNA region includes the following protein-coding sequences:
- a CDS encoding M28 family metallopeptidase; the protein is MKKIKINLLLALFSALPLVAQNYPKPLVSAIKEKDLKTDMYQLAADEFWGREAGTLDELKVSMWLADKAKAAGMQPAGDNGTFFQFFDMYRHQIAPQSFIKIGQKNLKIWKDILVADVVNADFEGQIVYAGNAEPEELAKFDLKNKVLAINASEKNIAKNMTLFERRYPGFIRKKYYPIAEKLGAKGIIFITDDISEKSWAEVLPQMTRGLYGVEGLREKVANGIPVFWIHRNHTNWVKNNPHISYNIITESYKYPSVNIIGKIEGTDPKLKNEYVLLSGHQDHDGIRHPVKNDTIYNGADDNASTCVAMLAIARAYKKQPGKRSILFVFHGAEERGLLGSRWHSAHPVVPRENIVAVLNGDMIGRNKIDEAALLGGEAPHKNSDDLVKWAKEANDESTKFKYLKDWDLPEHPEYFYFRSDHVPYAKLGIPAVFFTSVLHHQYHQPQDESENINFKKLHKMTEWIYRTSWKVANEPERPKLLPNVQFER
- a CDS encoding RNA-binding S4 domain-containing protein, which encodes MRIDKFLWCVRYFKTRSIATDEVKKNRVWINEEVAKPSKEVLVGDIVKVRKNQIIYTFEVLQIPQSRMGAKLVSLHIKDRTEKDQLDLLQLRKEAQTHYRKKGLGRPTKKDRRDLDDFMFDFDEEDDF
- a CDS encoding shikimate kinase translates to MLISLVGYMGSGKTSVASALSQKLQCRWADLDHEIENFEKIKISEIFKQKGEIYFRKLENQLLEKLLQSPEPMVLSLGGGAPMFYNNMELLLAHSESFYLFASPAELATRLAKGKAQRPLIQHLSDEELPEFIAKHLFERNPKYQMAKYTINTQGLSPDGVADEIIQKLNLD
- a CDS encoding S41 family peptidase, translated to MKKWFKVFNVILIILSMIMFFAIGVQVGKKYDIAIDENDDYVTISYDLNEQKVRRLMSLIDNYYIDSLNTDDLVDKTIDFVTQNLDPHSMYIPKERGESTTLAMDGIYEGIGVSYVNYNDSVVVTHSAPNSVNAKLFELSDRILAIGKHSITKENRDSVKNYLEGKLNTQIPIKLLRNGNEIEVTAKRTKISQSSVPLFYMINDRLGYIKLDKFIHNSAEDFRNALSFLKKKGMKSLVLDLRDNPGGLVDTAQKIADEFLKEDQLIVYTQDKEGKKKFRYATGEGTFEKRPIYILINEGSASASEILAGAIQDQDAGIIIGRRSYGKGLVQKEISLGDGSKIRLTTAKYYTPTGRCIQKPYTQNDKNYVYDIRNRLASGELYNIDSIKKIESLRFKTPKGKIVYGGGGIIPDVFIPIDTVNIGKWFYEHGLNNHLERPIFSFIDKNYLNLEKIKEPHFVKYYSVDSLANALRKDINPIQNSPKELANFNTFVKASMANFIYGSRAYNQVWNSVDPMILEAIKLDNEQR
- a CDS encoding zinc-dependent metalloproteinase lipoprotein; its protein translation is MSEKNLVIPYEGGDISLDISSGSNWRIANSTDWISVSSNEGYGSETIDITVEGNLAEERNTTIEVTDESGSSIVHIKQLAKSPGVEFLYKIPIVFHVLYNDINDSKQNTPYSHLEQILDSVNKLFRNAGPNSADLNVEFYLAKRDPMGNLLKEPGVERVHWHSATMNAPRFMNSTKKEDLALIWDPNKYVNVILYNFENSAILGISAFPLVPSDKPMKHLDQVDSHTLDVSQLDKMRCVSLNSIHITDKKEDSPFMPSNPAATLAHELGHYLGLRHTFSEKGNILVGCQDSDGCMDTPTYDKQEYDRKVEYLLRRIQNDSIAKKEFSFSTLYERNACYGGGKFVSRNIMDYDYCHKNQFTQEQKEIVRHVLTYSPFIPGPKIIENSKLNDKQHAKNIVIPYTASNCPEIIEFPKF
- the xerA gene encoding site-specific tyrosine recombinase/integron integrase, which produces MSWEQTLRDYKAHLSLERNLSENTISNYLRDLQKLQNMFPDNNPEELTAEELRLFNYKIGEQYAARSQARILSGVRAFYNFLEEEKNDTKPNPTELISSPKIGRKLPDTLSLEEINKIVENIDLSQKHGERNKAIIEMLYGCGLRVSELTELKISDLYFEEDFIQVLGKGNKKRLVPIAQYTQKILNNYLQLVRSHQTIQKAYSDHIFINNRGTKLSRVMVFNIIKEAAERAGIKKNISPHTFRHSFATHLLENGGDLRSIQLMLGHESITTTEIYTHIDRSFLRRNIEKFHPRNNKKT
- a CDS encoding RagB/SusD family nutrient uptake outer membrane protein; translated protein: MKKKIYKGFLIGFAIALASCSSELDLEPQGNVSKEQISQDPTALDKAVNGLYYDLAITGSAGTSSHSDFGLYSLKVGADLLSNDVIQVKQQHLGFYYDYTGEVSSGYASSLVWRTLYSKIFVINGLVESIEKTGINEENKFAYGQLLALRAYSYFFLSRFYSKTYVGNENTLSVPAVYTTEDQSKGLPRATLKDLYTHILSDIETAIEKLDGYKAPSKVQIDQRAAKAIAADIYLETGDFAKAAEYAHQAKEGLSLAGKELYTSTGFSDINNPETIWGFDSNSSTISGRNYYATLFSQFDSTNEGYAGAARIYKSIDKRLYDAIKETDYRKEVFNGDSTIDYYYAAAGKLKKNIPPYANLKFKDPTLFQGDLLYIRASLLYFIEAEALARLGREAEARAVLFELVSKRDTAYQLSTQSGQDLIDEILLQKRIELWGEGYAWFDLKRNHLALVRDYPGSNHTFGKFNLPADSPKFLFQIPDFEISNNPAIVQNEY